The following is a genomic window from Deinococcus reticulitermitis.
CCGGCGCGCTCCACCATGCAGCCGGGCGGCTCAGGAGGCACCATCAGCGTGACCCTGGCGCGGCTGGGGCACAGCGTCACCCTCGCCGCGCGCGTGGGCGACGACCCGTTCGCCGACTTCGCCCTCGCCGAGATCAAGGCGAGCGGGGTGGGGCTCGGCGCGATTCAGATCGACCCCGAGAACCTCACGAGCACGATCACCGTGATGCAGACGGCGGGCGGCGGGCGCGCGATGATCAGCGACGGCTCGGCCAACCGCCTCCTCGACCCGGCCAAGCTGAAAAAACGCGACATCGAGACCGCCGACGCCCTGGTCGTGAGTGCTTACAGCCTGACCGAGGGGCCACAGCGCGAGTATGCCCAGAAAGCCATCGAGATTGCCAAGAGTGCAAAAAAACCGGTGCCGGTCTTTATCGATCTCGGCACCGGCGCCGTGGACAAGGTGGGCACCCAGCTGCTCGAGGATGTCAAGCACGCCGACTACCTCACGCTCAACCAGCACGAGCTGCTCGCGCTGACCGGCACCCGCAGCCTGAGCGCCGGCCTCGCCAAGCTCAGCGCCGCCGGGGTGCACCGCGTCGCGGTCAAGGTCGGCAAGCGCGGCAGCGTGGTCTGGACCCCGGAGGAGACCGAGCTCGTCGATCCGGTGGTGCCGGAAGGCCGGGTGGTCGACTCGACCGGGGCGGGCGATACCTTCACCGCTGCCTTCGCCCACGCGGTGATGGAGGGCAAAGGACTCGCGCAGGCTGCCCGGGTCGCCAACGCGGCGGGAGCCCTCGCCGCCACCGCCGTCGGCGCGCAGCGGCGCGCGATCACGCCCCAGGACCTCGCCGGGGTGCTGGGAGGCTGAGGGAAAGCAGGAACATGGGGAGGCGCGTCCGACTGGGCAGGCCTCCCCCGCTTTTTTGCGGCGACCCCCGGCGCGCTAGACCCCCGGCCCGCCTCCTCAGACCAGCCGTGCCACACTCGGGAACGTGAGTCACGAGAAAAAGACCATCGCCATCGTAGGCGGCAGCGGCTACGCCGGCGGAGAATTTCTGCGCCTGGCGCTCGGACACCCGCACCTGGAGGTCACGCAGGTCACGAGCGAGCGCAGCGCCGGGCTGCCGGTCAGCCTGGTGCATCCCAACCTGCGCGGCGTGACCAACCTCAAATTCCGTAAGGCCGCCGAACTCGGAGAGGCCGACATCGTGGTGCTGGCGCTGCCGCACAATTCCGCCGCCAAGCGGATAGCCGAGTTCGAGGCAAGGGGCCGGGTGATCGTGGATCTCTCCGCCGACTTCCGCCTCAAAGACCCCGAGGTCTACCGCGCGGTGTACGGCGAGGCCCACCCGGCGCCGGAGAAACTCGGCGAGTGGGTGTACGGCAACCCCGAGCTGCGCCGTGAGGAGTTGCGGGGCGCGACCCGCATCGCCTGCGCCGGCTGCTTCGCGACCTCGGTGATCCTGGCGCTCTATCCCCTCCTCAAACTCGGGGTGCTGCTGCCTAAAGACATCGTCGCCACGGGGCTCGTCGGTTCGAGCGCGGCGGGGGCGAGTGCGTCGGACGCCTCGCACCACCCCGAGCGCGCGGGCAGCCTGCGGGTCTACAAGCCAGTCGGCCACCGCCACACCGCCGAGGCGCAGCAGGAGTTGCCGGGCCACTTTCCGCTGCACCTCAGCGCGATCAGCACCCCGCGCGTGCGCGGCATCCTGACCACCGTGCAGGCGTGGGTGCCCGACGGCTGGAGTGACAAGGACGTG
Proteins encoded in this region:
- the argC gene encoding N-acetyl-gamma-glutamyl-phosphate reductase, whose translation is MSHEKKTIAIVGGSGYAGGEFLRLALGHPHLEVTQVTSERSAGLPVSLVHPNLRGVTNLKFRKAAELGEADIVVLALPHNSAAKRIAEFEARGRVIVDLSADFRLKDPEVYRAVYGEAHPAPEKLGEWVYGNPELRREELRGATRIACAGCFATSVILALYPLLKLGVLLPKDIVATGLVGSSAAGASASDASHHPERAGSLRVYKPVGHRHTAEAQQELPGHFPLHLSAISTPRVRGILTTVQAWVPDGWSDKDVWTAYREVYGAEPFIRIVKAARGIHRYPDPMLLDGTNFCDLGFEMDMDTGRVVLMSAIDNLVKGTAGHAIQSLNIAHGWDETAGLGFLGLHPA
- a CDS encoding carbohydrate kinase family protein; its protein translation is MKFYVIGDVTVDHLYHLERIPAPGKEVTPARSTMQPGGSGGTISVTLARLGHSVTLAARVGDDPFADFALAEIKASGVGLGAIQIDPENLTSTITVMQTAGGGRAMISDGSANRLLDPAKLKKRDIETADALVVSAYSLTEGPQREYAQKAIEIAKSAKKPVPVFIDLGTGAVDKVGTQLLEDVKHADYLTLNQHELLALTGTRSLSAGLAKLSAAGVHRVAVKVGKRGSVVWTPEETELVDPVVPEGRVVDSTGAGDTFTAAFAHAVMEGKGLAQAARVANAAGALAATAVGAQRRAITPQDLAGVLGG